The proteins below come from a single Gemmatimonadaceae bacterium genomic window:
- a CDS encoding amidase has translation MSALTPFTDLQDIAKAVTHRQASPVDLVRDILDAIGRHNPSLNAYITVTGDAALEAADKVEKLVAAKKDPGPLAGVPIAIKDLILTSDAPTTAGSKVFGDGIPAGDEAPVVKRLRKAGAIILGKTNLHEVALGVTSANEHFGPARNPWNAEHVAGGSSGGSGAAVAAGLCAAAVGTDTRGSIRIPAACCGVTGFKPTYGLLPNEGIVPLSPSLDHVGPMTHTVADAAIMLGVMTGAKGGVERFVKALRHSSKGLVVGVSEYHLRDLDGEIAKAIDKALKVLRPLVKEIRDVEIPALEGAQEASGVITASEAIAYHDRYLKHNPAAYGPLVRKRLEGGYKHSALDYLNAMARRETVRAAFAQTFAEVDVLVGATLPALPPRINEQVVHIDGREVNAVEAFTRFNAPQNLAGLPALSVPCGLAKGLPIGLQFFAAEGADEQVLAIGAAFQRETHWHQRRPPIAR, from the coding sequence ATGTCCGCCCTTACGCCCTTTACGGACCTCCAGGATATCGCCAAGGCCGTCACGCACCGGCAGGCCTCCCCGGTCGACCTCGTGCGCGACATCCTCGACGCGATCGGCCGTCACAATCCGTCGCTCAACGCCTACATCACGGTCACCGGCGATGCGGCCCTCGAGGCGGCGGACAAGGTGGAGAAGCTGGTGGCGGCCAAGAAGGATCCGGGGCCGCTGGCCGGCGTCCCGATCGCGATCAAGGACCTGATCCTCACGAGCGACGCGCCGACGACGGCGGGGTCGAAGGTGTTCGGCGACGGGATTCCCGCGGGCGACGAGGCGCCGGTGGTGAAGCGGCTGCGCAAGGCGGGGGCGATCATCCTCGGGAAGACGAACCTGCACGAGGTGGCGTTAGGCGTGACCTCGGCCAACGAGCACTTTGGCCCGGCGCGCAACCCATGGAATGCCGAGCACGTGGCGGGCGGGTCGAGTGGTGGTTCGGGGGCGGCGGTGGCCGCGGGGCTGTGCGCGGCCGCGGTGGGGACCGACACGCGCGGCTCGATCCGCATCCCGGCGGCGTGCTGCGGCGTGACGGGCTTCAAGCCGACCTACGGGCTCCTGCCTAACGAAGGGATCGTTCCGCTGTCGCCCTCGCTCGACCATGTGGGTCCCATGACGCACACGGTGGCCGACGCGGCGATCATGCTGGGCGTCATGACCGGGGCCAAGGGCGGGGTGGAGCGATTCGTGAAGGCGCTGCGCCACAGCAGCAAGGGGCTCGTCGTCGGGGTGTCGGAGTACCACCTGCGCGACCTCGACGGCGAGATCGCCAAGGCGATCGACAAGGCGCTCAAGGTGCTGCGCCCGCTGGTGAAGGAAATCCGCGACGTCGAGATCCCGGCGTTGGAGGGGGCGCAGGAAGCCTCCGGCGTCATCACCGCCAGCGAGGCGATCGCCTACCACGATCGCTACCTCAAGCACAACCCGGCGGCGTACGGCCCGCTGGTGCGCAAGCGGCTCGAAGGGGGCTACAAGCACAGCGCGCTGGACTACCTGAATGCGATGGCCCGCCGCGAGACGGTGCGCGCCGCGTTCGCGCAGACGTTCGCCGAAGTCGACGTCCTCGTGGGGGCCACGCTCCCCGCGCTCCCGCCGCGCATCAACGAGCAGGTGGTGCACATCGATGGGCGCGAGGTGAACGCGGTCGAGGCGTTCACGCGCTTCAACGCGCCGCAGAACCTGGCCGGACTCCCGGCGCTGAGCGTCCCGTGCGGATTGGCGAAGGGGCTCCCCATCGGGCTGCAGTTCTTTGCCGCCGAGGGGGCAGACGAACAGGTGCTGGCCATCGGCGCCGCCTTCCAGCGCGAAACGCACTGGCACCAGCGCCGCCCGCCCATCGCTCGCTGA
- a CDS encoding S9 family peptidase → MQHIHIPTAPAQPMRRTLGAFRKSGALRALGALRALGAVAALLPALLAAQGTSSSADRRISLLSPADIFQLEYAADPAISPDGSWIAYVRRWSDPMTDRRYSNIWLVKSDGSGHRPLTSGKFSEDSPAWSPDGKRLAFVSNRGGSAQLWVRWMDTGDALAVTNAATAPSAPAWSPDGTQLAFLQLVPRPALVVGTPLAPPPGATWSPPPKYTDRLVFRQDQLGELPSGFVHAFVVPAEGGTARQVTSGDFQHGGQVYGGGAVAWSADGRELLLAARRGENPEWNARETDLFAFSVSSGTHRRLTDRFGPDQSPAASPDGGYIAWVGYDDRKQGYQNTLLYVMMPDGSGKRAISTAMDRSVGSPVWSADSRAVYVTVDDSGNTKVARIALDGTWRIVVRNLGTGNSAYSGGSFSVARDGRIAYTLSTPSVASEVALAPAVAPNAAVPLPPARTLTSINADVLGEKTLGAVEEIWYESSKDKRKIQGWIIKPPGFDPRSKYPLILEIHGGPFANYGDRFDEEKQVMAANGFVVLYTNPRGSTSYGETFGNLIHHAYPGDDFYDLNSGVDAVIAKGYIDEKNLFVTGGSGGGVLTAWMIGHTDRFRAALAFYPVINWE, encoded by the coding sequence ATGCAACACATCCACATCCCCACCGCTCCTGCCCAGCCAATGCGACGCACGTTGGGCGCCTTCCGCAAATCGGGCGCGCTCCGCGCACTGGGCGCGCTCCGCGCACTGGGCGCCGTGGCCGCGCTGTTGCCGGCGCTACTCGCGGCGCAAGGCACATCCTCCTCCGCCGATCGTCGCATTTCTCTCCTCTCCCCCGCCGACATCTTCCAGTTGGAGTACGCCGCCGACCCGGCCATCTCCCCTGACGGAAGCTGGATTGCCTACGTGCGCCGCTGGAGCGACCCGATGACCGACCGTCGCTACAGCAACATCTGGCTGGTAAAGAGCGACGGGAGCGGGCATCGTCCGCTCACCTCGGGAAAGTTCAGCGAGGACTCTCCCGCGTGGTCACCGGACGGGAAGCGCCTGGCCTTCGTCTCCAACCGGGGCGGGAGTGCGCAGCTATGGGTGCGGTGGATGGACACCGGCGACGCGCTGGCGGTGACCAACGCGGCGACGGCGCCGAGTGCCCCAGCCTGGTCGCCCGACGGGACGCAGCTCGCCTTCCTGCAGCTGGTCCCGCGGCCGGCGCTGGTGGTCGGCACACCGCTCGCGCCTCCGCCAGGCGCAACGTGGTCTCCCCCACCCAAGTACACCGACCGCCTCGTCTTCCGGCAGGACCAGCTGGGCGAGCTGCCCAGCGGCTTCGTGCACGCCTTCGTGGTCCCGGCCGAGGGGGGGACGGCGCGCCAGGTCACGAGCGGCGACTTCCAGCACGGCGGGCAGGTGTATGGCGGCGGGGCGGTGGCGTGGAGTGCGGATGGGCGCGAGTTGCTCCTGGCGGCACGTCGGGGCGAGAACCCGGAATGGAACGCCCGCGAGACCGACCTCTTCGCCTTCAGCGTCTCCTCGGGGACGCATCGCCGCCTCACCGATCGCTTCGGTCCCGACCAGTCACCGGCCGCGTCACCCGATGGAGGCTACATCGCGTGGGTCGGGTACGACGATCGCAAGCAGGGATACCAGAACACCCTGCTCTACGTGATGATGCCCGACGGTTCGGGAAAGCGGGCCATCTCCACGGCGATGGATCGCAGCGTCGGGAGCCCCGTGTGGAGCGCCGACTCGCGCGCCGTCTACGTCACCGTGGACGATTCCGGGAACACCAAGGTTGCCCGCATTGCGCTCGACGGGACGTGGCGCATCGTGGTCCGCAACCTCGGCACCGGGAACTCGGCGTACAGCGGCGGGTCGTTCTCCGTTGCACGTGACGGGCGCATCGCCTACACGCTCAGCACGCCGTCCGTCGCGTCGGAGGTGGCGCTGGCGCCGGCGGTGGCGCCTAACGCGGCGGTCCCGTTGCCCCCGGCCCGCACGCTCACGTCGATCAATGCCGACGTGCTCGGGGAAAAGACCCTCGGCGCCGTCGAGGAGATCTGGTACGAGTCGTCGAAGGACAAGCGGAAGATCCAGGGGTGGATCATCAAGCCGCCGGGCTTCGACCCGCGCAGCAAGTACCCGCTCATCCTCGAGATCCACGGCGGGCCGTTCGCCAACTACGGCGACCGCTTCGATGAGGAAAAGCAGGTCATGGCGGCCAACGGTTTCGTGGTGCTCTACACCAACCCGCGCGGGAGCACGAGCTACGGCGAGACGTTCGGGAACCTCATCCATCACGCGTATCCGGGTGACGACTTTTACGACCTCAACTCCGGCGTGGATGCGGTGATCGCCAAGGGGTACATCGACGAGAAGAACCTCTTCGTCACCGGCGGGAGCGGTGGCGGCGTCCTCACCGCGTGGATGATTGGCCACACCGATCGCTTCCGCGCCGCGCTGGCCTTCTATCCCGTGATCAACTGGGAGT
- a CDS encoding zf-HC2 domain-containing protein, whose product MTTRNLTCVELDERLGDYLEGSLDDASVADLELHLSGCPACTALVRDFERITRDAATLPTLTPSHDLWPAIAQRLAAPVADLGAHAAAKRSPDAAAGASGVAGSARWHRLRLGAIAAGLVGITAISTYYLTRRGQDSNAASVAAARPDSGRAPAAPGGADVSPGPRVDAGTPTTGSGATLPGAPATGAQATATLASRNARLPARDTYDAEISSLRGIVSQRRDQLDPRTVAVLETSIATIDSAIADARRALDADPASRFLSTQLNKALEKKLGLLRTAALLPSVT is encoded by the coding sequence ATGACCACCCGCAACCTGACCTGCGTCGAACTGGACGAACGGCTGGGCGACTACCTCGAAGGGTCGCTCGACGATGCGTCCGTGGCCGACCTCGAGTTGCACCTGTCGGGATGTCCCGCCTGCACGGCGCTGGTGCGCGACTTCGAGCGCATCACGCGCGACGCGGCGACGCTCCCCACGCTCACCCCGTCGCACGACCTGTGGCCGGCCATTGCGCAGCGCCTTGCCGCGCCGGTGGCCGACCTCGGCGCGCACGCGGCCGCGAAGCGCTCGCCTGACGCCGCCGCCGGCGCCAGTGGTGTCGCTGGCTCCGCACGCTGGCATCGCCTCCGCCTCGGCGCCATCGCCGCCGGGCTGGTCGGCATCACCGCCATCTCCACCTACTACCTCACCCGCCGCGGCCAGGACTCGAACGCCGCGTCGGTGGCGGCGGCGCGTCCCGACTCCGGTCGCGCCCCCGCGGCGCCAGGCGGCGCTGATGTCTCGCCCGGCCCGCGAGTCGACGCCGGAACACCAACGACCGGCAGCGGCGCCACGCTCCCCGGCGCGCCCGCCACCGGCGCCCAGGCGACCGCGACGCTCGCCAGCCGCAACGCGCGACTCCCGGCCCGCGACACCTACGACGCCGAGATCTCCTCGCTGCGCGGCATCGTCTCACAACGGCGCGACCAACTCGACCCGCGCACCGTGGCCGTCCTCGAGACGTCGATCGCCACGATCGACTCGGCGATCGCCGACGCCCGGCGCGCCCTCGACGCCGATCCGGCCTCGCGCTTCCTGTCCACGCAACTCAACAAGGCGCTCGAGAAGAAGCTCGGACTCCTCCGCACCGCTGCGTTGCTCCCGTCTGTCACCTGA
- a CDS encoding HAD-IA family hydrolase, with the protein MPADPTSTVAPATRAARRHPVVLFDLDGSLIDSIELLISAMTHAFDSREGPRPTVEEWVATIGRPLVWQFGQYATGDDDLQHLVHSYRTFQYEHHDRLTRAYDGIPSLVERLHGAGHPLGVVTSKTDHLANRSIAHVGLAPFFDIVVGADRTTRHKPDPDPIWFALGELGDRAERAVYVGDSPFDIMSANAAGAISIAVTWGAAARASLLEASPRHLVTTIAELDALIAKLSPPQGT; encoded by the coding sequence ATGCCTGCGGATCCCACTTCGACCGTCGCGCCCGCCACGCGCGCCGCGCGCCGCCACCCAGTCGTCCTCTTCGACCTCGACGGCAGCCTCATCGACTCGATCGAGCTCCTCATCAGCGCGATGACCCACGCCTTCGACTCGCGCGAGGGGCCGCGCCCGACGGTCGAGGAATGGGTCGCGACCATCGGGCGCCCACTCGTCTGGCAGTTCGGGCAGTACGCCACCGGCGACGACGATCTCCAGCACCTCGTGCACAGCTATCGCACCTTTCAGTACGAGCACCACGACCGCCTCACCCGCGCCTACGACGGCATCCCGTCTCTCGTCGAGCGCCTCCACGGCGCGGGGCACCCGCTCGGCGTGGTCACCTCGAAGACCGATCACCTCGCCAACCGCTCCATTGCCCACGTCGGCCTCGCGCCCTTCTTCGACATCGTCGTCGGCGCCGACCGCACCACCCGGCACAAGCCCGACCCCGACCCGATCTGGTTCGCCCTCGGCGAGCTTGGCGACCGCGCGGAGCGCGCCGTCTATGTGGGCGACTCGCCGTTCGACATCATGTCGGCCAACGCCGCGGGTGCGATCTCGATCGCCGTCACCTGGGGCGCCGCCGCCCGCGCCTCCCTCCTCGAGGCCTCCCCGCGGCACCTGGTCACCACCATCGCCGAACTGGATGCCCTGATCGCAAAACTCTCACCCCCCCAGGGCACGTAG
- a CDS encoding RNA polymerase sigma factor, whose protein sequence is MTVASLEPTPFPVATDATDLSLASRAAGGDRRAFEQLYRSHVNRVFAVCARMVNDRALAEELTQDVFVRAWDKLALFRGDSAFGTWLHRLAVNVVLNARKAESRKRSRFEDEGDMIDDLPQGSQASVPGAAIDLEAAVTLLPPGARKVFVLHDVEGYKHEEIAGMLGITAGGSKAQLHRARHLLREALNR, encoded by the coding sequence GTGACGGTGGCCTCACTGGAACCAACCCCCTTCCCCGTAGCGACCGACGCCACCGACCTCTCCCTCGCCTCGCGAGCGGCGGGGGGTGACCGGCGGGCGTTCGAGCAGCTCTATCGCTCGCACGTGAATCGCGTCTTCGCCGTCTGCGCGCGCATGGTCAACGACCGGGCGCTCGCCGAAGAGCTCACGCAGGACGTCTTTGTCCGCGCCTGGGACAAGCTCGCCCTTTTCCGCGGCGACTCGGCCTTTGGCACGTGGCTGCACCGGCTGGCGGTGAACGTGGTCCTGAACGCGCGGAAGGCGGAGAGTCGCAAGCGCTCGCGTTTCGAGGATGAGGGCGACATGATCGATGACCTCCCGCAGGGGAGCCAGGCATCGGTTCCCGGCGCCGCCATCGATCTGGAGGCGGCGGTCACCCTCCTCCCGCCGGGGGCACGAAAGGTCTTCGTGCTCCACGACGTGGAGGGATACAAGCACGAGGAAATCGCGGGGATGCTCGGCATCACCGCTGGTGGGAGCAAGGCGCAACTCCATCGCGCCCGGCACCTGTTACGAGAGGCCCTGAACCGATGA
- a CDS encoding DUF4097 family beta strand repeat protein codes for MPRSYSSPLFAIALAAVLPACVLAQSSTRANERSTERSIERMAESIAAAAERMAARVEKHATIMADRIEREFDRKRRSGAYEHWDDDDFQEGRTRIDTTFAFADDGTIDLSLIAGDIIVTGWSRGEAHIKASSDRGRLELDVSSSRVTLEERGRGSMWGSRRGNDSRYEVCLPRGARVIARSTSGDVVIRGTGGAVEANSTSGDVMVEDATRRVELSSVSGDVSARKVRGTIDVSSVSGTIELDDVEGELHANTTSGDIQLGHVVSRDIEASTTSGDITFSGSISGDGRYEFNSHSGNIELAIPSSANARFAVETYSGELDSDFPITLQPGDRSLRRPRRFEFTVGSGGPRIVAETFSGDLQIRKR; via the coding sequence ATGCCACGTTCCTACTCCTCCCCGCTCTTCGCCATCGCGCTCGCCGCGGTGCTCCCGGCCTGCGTCCTGGCGCAATCGAGCACTCGCGCCAATGAACGTTCCACGGAACGGTCGATCGAACGGATGGCCGAAAGCATCGCCGCGGCCGCCGAGCGCATGGCCGCCCGCGTCGAGAAGCACGCGACCATCATGGCCGACCGCATCGAGCGCGAGTTCGATCGCAAGCGCAGGTCCGGCGCCTACGAACACTGGGATGACGACGACTTCCAGGAGGGACGCACGCGCATCGACACGACCTTCGCCTTCGCCGACGACGGGACGATCGACCTCTCGTTGATCGCGGGCGATATCATCGTGACGGGATGGAGCCGCGGTGAGGCGCACATCAAGGCGTCGTCGGATCGCGGGCGCCTCGAGCTCGACGTCTCCTCGTCGCGCGTCACGCTCGAGGAGCGTGGACGCGGCTCCATGTGGGGCAGTCGGCGCGGCAACGACTCGCGCTACGAGGTCTGCCTGCCGCGCGGCGCGCGCGTCATCGCCCGCAGCACCTCGGGCGACGTCGTGATTCGCGGCACCGGCGGCGCGGTCGAGGCAAACTCCACCAGCGGCGACGTCATGGTGGAGGATGCCACGCGCCGCGTCGAGCTGTCGTCGGTGTCCGGCGACGTGTCGGCGCGCAAGGTCCGCGGTACCATCGACGTCTCCTCGGTGTCCGGCACCATCGAGTTGGATGACGTCGAGGGGGAACTGCACGCCAACACCACCAGCGGCGACATTCAGCTGGGCCACGTGGTGTCGCGCGACATCGAGGCATCCACCACCAGCGGCGACATCACCTTCTCCGGCAGCATCTCGGGCGACGGGCGCTACGAGTTCAACTCGCACTCCGGCAACATCGAGTTGGCCATCCCCTCCTCCGCCAACGCCCGCTTCGCCGTCGAGACCTACAGCGGGGAACTCGATTCCGACTTCCCCATCACCTTGCAGCCGGGCGACCGTTCCCTGCGCCGCCCGCGCCGCTTCGAGTTCACCGTCGGCAGCGGCGGCCCGCGCATCGTCGCCGAGACCTTCAGCGGCGACCTCCAGATCCGCAAGCGTTAG
- a CDS encoding DUF4097 family beta strand repeat protein, whose amino-acid sequence MKPLAHRALALAILALGTTAALARPATAQGNPDFSWEGRIPRGRWLLVRNLNGAIRVERASGDKAEVTAEKRVRRGSGDAVRIEVKKGSNNDDILICAFWTNNASCDEEGYRSRGENGWNRRNEVSVEFTVRLPDGVKLVTSSVNGSLHIEGATSEVDASTMNGGITAYTNGGPVRATTVNGGIDVRMRDTGTEDLEFETVNGSVTIELPASLNADLDMRTVNGRVQSDFPLTISGRINPRHIRATIGKGGQRLKVSTVNGSVDIRKM is encoded by the coding sequence GTGAAGCCGCTCGCGCATCGCGCCCTCGCGCTCGCCATCCTCGCCCTCGGCACGACCGCCGCACTCGCGCGCCCGGCCACGGCGCAGGGGAATCCCGACTTCTCCTGGGAAGGGCGCATCCCCCGTGGCCGCTGGCTCCTTGTCCGCAACCTCAACGGCGCCATTCGCGTCGAACGCGCCTCGGGTGACAAGGCCGAAGTCACCGCCGAGAAGCGCGTGCGCCGCGGCTCCGGCGACGCCGTCCGCATCGAGGTCAAGAAGGGATCCAACAACGACGACATCCTCATTTGCGCCTTCTGGACCAACAACGCGTCCTGCGACGAAGAGGGCTACCGCAGTCGCGGTGAGAATGGATGGAACCGGCGAAACGAGGTCTCCGTCGAGTTCACCGTCCGACTTCCCGACGGCGTCAAGCTCGTCACCTCCTCGGTGAACGGCTCGCTCCACATCGAGGGCGCCACCTCCGAGGTCGACGCCAGCACCATGAACGGCGGCATCACCGCCTACACGAACGGCGGCCCGGTGCGCGCCACGACCGTCAACGGCGGGATCGATGTCCGCATGCGCGATACCGGGACCGAGGACCTCGAGTTCGAGACGGTCAACGGCTCCGTGACGATCGAGCTCCCCGCCTCGCTCAACGCCGACCTCGACATGCGCACCGTGAACGGGCGCGTGCAGTCCGACTTCCCCCTCACCATCTCCGGCCGCATCAACCCGCGCCACATCCGGGCCACCATCGGCAAGGGAGGTCAGCGCCTCAAGGTCTCGACCGTCAACGGCTCGGTCGACATCCGGAAGATGTAA
- a CDS encoding Bax inhibitor-1/YccA family protein, which produces MGISARPFPGVAVRTGAERATLVRRTYALVFASILVTIGGAAFAMSQPGIMAAVARHPFITVIGMFAPLLLALKFRNAFPANLGLVFLFTFVEGLAISPILYVYGRNSPGVIGQAGLLTASAFGILTIYAFVSRRDFSAWGAFFSVGLWVLIATSLLNLFFQNQTASLWLAGATVLVFSGLLVFDTWRLRNVFGPDDYVQAAVTIYLDLLNMFLAILQLLGGRRE; this is translated from the coding sequence ATGGGCATCTCGGCCCGCCCCTTCCCGGGCGTCGCAGTTCGCACGGGTGCCGAGCGAGCGACGCTCGTGCGCCGGACCTACGCGCTGGTCTTCGCCAGCATCCTGGTAACCATTGGTGGCGCCGCCTTCGCCATGTCGCAGCCCGGCATCATGGCGGCCGTCGCCCGGCATCCGTTCATCACGGTGATCGGGATGTTCGCCCCGCTGCTGCTGGCGCTCAAGTTCCGCAACGCCTTCCCCGCCAATCTGGGGCTCGTCTTCCTCTTCACCTTCGTGGAAGGGTTGGCGATCTCCCCGATCCTGTACGTCTACGGGCGCAACAGCCCGGGGGTCATCGGGCAGGCCGGACTCCTTACCGCGAGCGCCTTCGGCATCCTCACGATCTACGCCTTCGTCTCGCGCCGCGACTTCTCGGCATGGGGGGCGTTCTTCAGCGTGGGGCTGTGGGTCCTCATCGCCACGTCGCTCCTCAACCTGTTCTTCCAGAACCAGACCGCGTCGCTCTGGCTTGCCGGCGCGACCGTCCTGGTCTTCAGCGGACTCCTGGTCTTCGACACGTGGCGCCTTCGCAACGTCTTTGGCCCGGATGATTACGTGCAGGCCGCGGTCACGATCTATCTCGACCTGCTCAACATGTTCCTCGCCATCCTCCAGCTCCTCGGCGGGCGTCGCGAGTGA
- a CDS encoding 4a-hydroxytetrahydrobiopterin dehydratase yields the protein MASSLPLSDIEIQRELGSLPGWARRAQALVKTFTFPAFPAGIDWVRRAADAAESMNHHPDIDIRYTRITVTLSTHDAGGITTKDLALARALDAL from the coding sequence ATGGCCTCGTCGCTCCCGCTGTCGGACATCGAGATCCAGCGCGAACTCGGCTCGCTCCCCGGTTGGGCGCGGCGCGCCCAGGCGTTGGTCAAGACGTTCACGTTCCCGGCCTTCCCCGCAGGGATCGATTGGGTGCGACGCGCCGCCGATGCCGCCGAGTCGATGAACCACCACCCGGACATCGACATTCGCTACACGCGCATCACGGTCACGCTTTCGACGCACGACGCGGGAGGGATCACGACGAAGGACCTGGCGCTCGCCCGCGCGCTCGACGCGCTCTGA